Within Fibrobacter sp., the genomic segment TCTTAAAGATGTTGTGGATAAGTCTAAACTTGCTGCCGTTGTAAGAATCTTGATTTTTGAAGATGAAGAAATGAGGGAAGGTTCTTTTGACGAGATTATTAAGCGGTTGGATCTTACGTTTAAGGACTCGCAATACATAAAAAGATTGGGAAATTCTAGACAAAGGTGGCTTGATAACGACATTCACGAAATCTGTGAAGGCCTTCTGAAATTTGTCAATAATCTGGAGAGATAGAAGTCAAATTTGACAACTTTAAAATGTGGCGAATTCGCTCCCTTTAAAAGTAGCTTGTGCAAATTTTGCACAAGTTGACGGTTCATCTTTAATTTAATGGGTATTAATCAGGACGGAGTTTAACGATTCCATGTTGCTGAGTTGTTGATAGAACGAAATTGTTGGAACCGGCGGCATTTTTAATTGTACCGAATTCGGTATAATTAAAATTTGGATTATAGATTGATTCCCATTCCCCAATATATTCGATGGTATTCTTTGTACTGAGCCATTTGAAAATGATATGCTCTTGCAATTGACTCTTGGCCATATCCGTCAATGAAATGTAATCTTCGCCATTTACATTTTGAACGGAAATTTCAGTATTCATGACTTCAATCTTGCTCATATTTACTCCTTTGTGTTACAAGCTGGATATAAAAACACAAATTATTTAATAAGAGGGCTAACCAAAAACAAGTCCAGGGACTTGAAAAATTTCTATGATTAGAGAGGATTGTTGAACGGCTTTATGTATAAATTTCTTGAAAAACGTGTTGGAGAAAATACGGCAAAGAACATCCTTGAATTAGGCAAGATGATTGTAGAACAAAAGGGATGAGGATAAACTATATGTTTAGGAAATTTAATTTCGCAAAGATGGCTGTTATTGCTTTGGTTGCTTTTGCTTGCGAAGGTATGTGGGGGTGTATGGGCTGTAGCGATGAAAAAGTTGTTGATCAAGGTGTCAATGTCCAAAGGTTTGCGGTTTTGAATGACACTACATTGGCACTGTTTGTTGAGTATTGGGATGAAGTGGAATTTTATTCCGAATACATTCAGGGACAAGACGAAAAAACAAATATAGTCGATAGTAAGATAGTTCTTGTAAATCCGTATAAAAATGTGGTGTATAATGTATTGAATGATGAAAATAAATTTTCTGGTAACTGGACGCAAATTTCTGATAGTGCAGTATTTTATTTTAGTGATGCGTTTAAGAAGATTAATTATTCTAATTGCAATGATGCTCATTACTATAAAAAAGCATCAACTAGAAATCTATTTAAAGACGAAGAAGAATTATTAAACGTTGATACAACAACTTTTGATAGTAGCGATTACTTTACAAGATGGAAGGATGGTGGTCTTAAAGATTTTACTATTGCAATATCCGATATTGGTTTGTGTAAGAGATTTCGACAAGGAACTTTTTTCTTATATAATCATAAACAAAAAACAATAAGTAAATGGATTCCGTCTGGAAATTCTGCATGGATTGCAGAATGTAACGATATTCAATGGACAGAAAATAAGTTTAGGTGTTTGGACGAAAAAAATGGGAAGATCCAAATTTCTGACGAAAAAGGAACTATTCTGGATTCTCTAGCAGTCAAAGGCTGCGGTCGAGTAGAGTGTTTTGAAGACAATCTTCGTTTTTATGGAAAGTATATTGGTATTGGTAAGCAGATTTATAAGATAAGTGAAGTTGGAAAAATAGCAGCCGAGCCTTTGTTTGAAGTTGATTTGGATCTGTGGTCTAATGGGGGAGCTTATATCCATTTAAACAATGGTGAACTTATTTCGTTCACAAAAGAACAATTACGAAGAGATTAACATATGCTTCGATTAATATCATAATCCATTTTGTTTTTGTGAGTAGTTTTACATGTAGTTCCGATGGAATCCATGAACGAATATAATTTGGTGCTTGTCTATGGAGCATATAGTTTGGATAAAACCCATTGAATATCAATCGTCCCAAAGATTTGTTTTTTTGCAACTGGCCTCTCGTTACATTCTAAATGGTCATCGTATGGGCGGTATTGGCTGATATGATAGGCTTCTCGGATTTTATTAAAGAATTTATTTTTAGATTGCTGTTATAAAATCTGAAAATTTAAAATCCGAAAAAGTTTTATGAAAAAGAAATTTGTTTTGTCGGCGGCGATGATTGCTGCTCTTGGTTTGGCGGGTACCGCCCAGGCGGCACAGACGGTGATTAAGGTGGATGATACCAAGCCGGGTGTGGTGATCAACAAGAATAATATGATGTCTGCGGATTTGGCTATCTGGAATCCGCCTAGCCGTTATTACGATATGACGGATGCCCTGGTGGATGGCGGTTACACTTTGTTCCGCTTTCCTAACGGCAGCTTGAGCAATGATTACCACTGGAATGGTATTGGCAAGTATGATAGCACGGGCCTTTGGGTCACTACGGAAGAAGAGGGCAAGTATGCTCCGGGTTTCTTGGGCGAAACCATTTACCGCGGCACCACCAAGGACAATTACGGTTTTGTGCGTCGCAGTCATTTGGCTGACGGCAACATGGAAACCATGTGGTGGGGCGAAATTCTGGACCCCAATGACCTGCCCTGGGTTGTGGTGGAATTCCCCGAAAAGAAGAACATTGATTCCCTGCAGATTAGCTGGGGTGATTTGCGTCCCAAGGCTTTCCGGTATGAATACTGGACTACGGATTATGCGGAATATCCGGGTGTGCATCAGGCGCTGACCAACGACTTGAAGCTGGAGGCCAGCGTGAAGGTGACTGGCCCCGAGACCATGTACAAGGGCAAGTCCGTGCGCACTCGTTATGTGGCGATCCGCTTTAAGTTGCAGGACTTGCCGGGCAAGGGTGTGCAGATTCGCGAGATGAAGATGTTCAGCAACGGCGAGGATTTGCTGGCCGGAAACGAATACAAGATGTATGCCATGTCCACCCGCAATGGCGACAAGGCCCGCACCGACTGGACCAACATTCCTTGGCATTTCGAAGAGTTCATGAAGTATCTGGGAACGCTGCCGAAATCCGCCGACGGTAAGCCGGCCCAGGCTGTGATTTGCGTGAACGCGGGTACGGGCACTTCCAAGGAGGCTGCCGCCTGGGTGCGTTACGCCAACAAGGTGAAGGGTTACAATATTAAGCAGTGGGAAATCGGTAACGAACTGGACGGCGAATGGGAAGAATCTGGCCCTATTTCTGCCCGCCATTACGCTGCTCGATTCCTGGAATACGCCCGCGCCATGAAGGCGGTGGACCCCACAATCATTTTGCATGGACCGCTGCTCAGTACTCACAAGATGATGCAGAAGGGCGCCGGCATTCTGGATGGAAAGTACTGGATGGAAGAATTCCTCCGCATTGTAGGTGAAGCGGAAGTTGCCGATGGTAAGCGCTACCTGGATGCAGTGGATTTGCATAACTATCCTTACTGGACTCCCAATGGTGCCAACGCCAAGGACATGCTGAAGGCAATGCTGGATGTGGGCCCCAACATGGATACGCTGGATGTCTGGATGAAGCGTCACTTGCCTGGTGTGGACAAGGTGCCTTCTGCTTCTGGCGAAGAAAAGCGCCGCGTATTCCTTTCGGAATTCAGCACCAACGTTCAGGGCTACAGCCTGTTGATGGATTTCCCCCAGGCAACTGCCATGGCCATGATTTTTGCCCAGCATGCGGTGCGCTTTGGCGACCGTTTGCAGGTGCTGCCCTGGGATGCTTTCGGCAATCTCTTTAAGAGCCCCGACGATACTTGGGGAACCATCAGTATGACCGCCCTTCTGAAGGAAGGTTCCTGGAACAAGTGGAAATCTCTGGAGCCTACCGCGGAGTACTACGGCGTGTATATGACGTTCAAGCAGTTCCTGGAAGACGGCTTTGCCGTGGTTCCTGTGGAAAGTTCAAATCCTGAAGTTGTGGCTTATGCCCTGGCGAAGAAGGGTGCTGCAGGTGCCGGCGACTCGGCCCGCGTGCTTTTGGCAAATTTGTCTGACGTTGCGCAGGTGGTGCAAATCGATCGCGTAAGCGGCAGTGATGACAAGGTCCGCACCGAAGTGGATATCTTTGGCGAAGATCAGTTCAAGTGGGTGGGCGATCAGAAAAACGCTTATCCCTATCCGAAGATGGGTCCCAGTGGCCGCCGCCTGAATCCGGCAAAGTCCCGCGATGTTATGATTCCGCCTTTCGGTATGGCGGTGGTGCAGATCAACCCCCGCGTTGTTGGGGCTGACAAGGCTACTGCGAAGGACGCCGCAATGCCTGTGGTTCTTGCCGCAGCCCTTGAAAAGAAGGTCATGATGCGTGGCGATACTCTGGACTTGTTCGGAACGGTCACCCAACAGAATGGCCAGTTGACGGGCGCTACTCTCAAGATTCCGGGATTTGGAAAAAACGGCAGCGCCATGACTGTAAACGTTACGCCTGATGACGGCAAGTGGAACGCCTCCATCGAAAGTTTCCATGTGAAGGTTCCCGTGCCTGAAACTGCAAAGACAACGCCTGTGGTGGTGCAGGGCACCGGAGCCAAGGGGACTGAAATTGAATTGACGGTTACAGGTCTTGGTGGCAAAAAGACGGTGCAGATGATTCCGTTCCGCATTCGTGGCGCCTATCGAACCACAAGCATTTTGCAGAACTTTGATAACGGCGTCGATGCCGTAGATTGGTTCCCGGTGGTGGGCGAAGGCAATACAGAAATGGGTGCCAAGGTCTTCAATGGAAATCCGCCCCATGGTGGCTTTATCCGTCATGATTTCCACATTGAGCAGCCGCCTACTCTTGGTTGGCCCAACTACTCTGGCGCC encodes:
- a CDS encoding KilA-N domain-containing protein, producing MSKIEVMNTEISVQNVNGEDYISLTDMAKSQLQEHIIFKWLSTKNTIEYIGEWESIYNPNFNYTEFGTIKNAAGSNNFVLSTTQQHGIVKLRPD